Within the Bacillus sp. FSL K6-3431 genome, the region TGTACATCTGATATTGTAGGCGTGGACCATCTGACACATCATTTGAAGCAAGCGATCGAATTTTTTGGGAAATCAAAACACGGTAAGCTTCGTTTTGTTACGAAATTTTCCCATGTCGATCACTTACTCGATGCCGATCATCAGGGGAAAACCCGTTTTCGTTTTAGTATTAACGATGATTATATTATTAAATATTTTGAACCGGGAACTTCCAGACTGAAAGAACGAATTGAGGCTGCTGTTAAAGTAGCAGAAGCTGGATATCCACTGGGATTTATCATCGCCCCAATATATCTGCATGATGGCTGGCAAGAAGGTTATTTGGAAATGTTTGAAAAGCTGGAAGCATCATTACCTGCGTTTGCCCGAAAAGATTTGACGTTTGAAATGATACAACATCGCTTTACGAAACCAGCAAAGCGGGTCATTCAAGAAAACTATCCAATGACGAAATTAGAACTGGATGAATCCAAACGAAAAACAAAGTGGGGGCGATATGGAATTTACAAATATGTGTATGAGGATTCACAGCAGGAGGAAATCAAGGATACAATAGGCGGTTATATAAAGCGCTTTTTTCCTGAGGCGAAAATTGAGTATTTTACTTGAAAGCAGAGTAACTTCTTTCCTTTGAATTCATAAGCTAAGTACAAAAATTAAAGGGGAGAAGTCTTTTGCTGAACACGAGTGCGTTTTTACAAGCGATGATTCCACTTTATATCATGGCTGGTGTTGGATTTTTTGCCCGTAAAACAAAAATTCTTGGCGACCATGCTAACCAATTTATCACGCAACTTATGCTTTATATTACGTTACCTGCACTTATTTTATATTCACTCAATATTAATTTTTCCAATGAACTTCTGAAGGACTTCCTTTGGTTAGTCACCATGTCTATCTTCATATTAACTGTATCCATTTTTGTAGGGGCTTTACTGAGAAAAAGGGCAGCACTTCCCGCAAAGCAAAAGAGTGTATATGAAAGTTTAATTATCTTTGGCAATCAAGGGTTTATCGGTTTTGCTGTCAGCTATATTCTGATGAAGGAACAAGGGATAATCTATCTCACACTTTTCAACGTCTGCTATCTGATCCTGATTTGGACATACGGCATTTATCTGTTTAACAGAAATGGAAAGTTCGTAAATTGGAAAGCCTTATTTATCAATCCAGGTATTTTATCCACATTAGTAGGATTGTCCATGATGTTCATGCCATTCTCTTGGCCTGGTGTGGTTTTGGCGACATTTGAAAATCTAGGAAAAATGACCATTCCATTATCGATGATATTAATTGGAAGTTTACTGGCTGAGATTAAACAGTACGCTTTTGAGAAATATTGCAAAAATATCTATCTCTGGATTGCATCCGGATGTAAGCTGCTATTACTCCCATCATTTCTGCTCTTATTTCTTTTTCTGCGGGTGCCATACCCTTTACTGATTATTGCTGTGCTAACTAGTGCCATGCCAAGCGCTTCGACAACTTCTGTTTATGCCGAAAAATTTCGTGCAGACGCTTCTTACGCCTCGTTTGGTGTCATACTTTCTACATTAATTTGTATCCTCACCATTCCAATTCTTTACAGTCTTCTCCAATGGCTACATCCTTATTTTTACTAAAAATTGCATGTTCCCTCCATAAATGGAAATGCTATTAAAAAACTAGTTGGGGGCGATTTACATGTTACATTTAGATACGGATATGGAAGGCATACAAATGACCTTTGGTGAAGCAAGAAACTTGTTGAAAAATCATGGACTTGTACTAGGCGGAGGTTGGGAATATGATTCCGGGTTTTTTGATGGGGTCATGCACCGAGAGCATGGAGAAACGTACTATATTCGAATGCCAATTCAGGTGATTGAGGGCGAACTGGAC harbors:
- the splB gene encoding spore photoproduct lyase; its protein translation is MVKPFVPQLVYVEPQALEYSNGSRLISKFREMGIEIRQTTSHNQIRNLPGENHFQKYRIAKSTLVVGVRKTLKFDTSKPSAEYAIPLATGCMGHCHYCYLQTTMGSKPYIRTYVNVDEIFDAAEKYMNERAPESTRFEASCTSDIVGVDHLTHHLKQAIEFFGKSKHGKLRFVTKFSHVDHLLDADHQGKTRFRFSINDDYIIKYFEPGTSRLKERIEAAVKVAEAGYPLGFIIAPIYLHDGWQEGYLEMFEKLEASLPAFARKDLTFEMIQHRFTKPAKRVIQENYPMTKLELDESKRKTKWGRYGIYKYVYEDSQQEEIKDTIGGYIKRFFPEAKIEYFT
- a CDS encoding AEC family transporter produces the protein MLNTSAFLQAMIPLYIMAGVGFFARKTKILGDHANQFITQLMLYITLPALILYSLNINFSNELLKDFLWLVTMSIFILTVSIFVGALLRKRAALPAKQKSVYESLIIFGNQGFIGFAVSYILMKEQGIIYLTLFNVCYLILIWTYGIYLFNRNGKFVNWKALFINPGILSTLVGLSMMFMPFSWPGVVLATFENLGKMTIPLSMILIGSLLAEIKQYAFEKYCKNIYLWIASGCKLLLLPSFLLLFLFLRVPYPLLIIAVLTSAMPSASTTSVYAEKFRADASYASFGVILSTLICILTIPILYSLLQWLHPYFY